One window of the Haloarcula halobia genome contains the following:
- a CDS encoding DUF4864 domain-containing protein — protein sequence MALSRPRVATVALAALVALSGCAGLFGGDGTTSTAQPVTPAPVPEDAGRTTPTASAATATPTLSTSPPNGRALAGAVPPRDYWAGIAADTNGTAVSQPRYFSLHPTCERPPGQVIHIQVAALGNNDPTTDEGLNTTWRFLAPTYRQSFATPDGFADAFAVGYRPLFTARAVAYGPLDRDGDLATQRVSVLGPDGTTTSYTWRVQNQTAAPYEGCWMTTGVTPVTSQ from the coding sequence ATGGCTCTCTCGCGTCCGCGAGTCGCCACGGTGGCGCTGGCGGCCCTCGTGGCGCTGTCCGGCTGTGCCGGGCTCTTCGGCGGCGACGGCACCACGTCCACGGCACAGCCGGTGACGCCCGCGCCGGTGCCCGAGGACGCGGGACGGACTACGCCGACCGCATCCGCCGCGACGGCCACGCCGACCCTGTCGACGTCGCCACCCAACGGGCGCGCGCTCGCCGGCGCGGTGCCGCCGCGCGACTACTGGGCCGGCATCGCCGCCGACACGAACGGGACGGCCGTCTCACAGCCCCGATACTTCTCCCTGCATCCGACCTGTGAGCGCCCGCCGGGCCAGGTCATCCACATCCAGGTGGCCGCGCTGGGCAACAACGACCCGACCACCGACGAGGGCCTCAACACAACCTGGCGGTTCCTCGCTCCCACCTACCGGCAGTCCTTTGCCACCCCCGACGGGTTCGCCGACGCGTTCGCCGTCGGGTACCGGCCCCTGTTTACCGCCCGCGCCGTCGCATACGGCCCGCTCGACCGCGACGGCGACCTCGCCACGCAGCGGGTCAGCGTGCTGGGCCCGGACGGCACGACGACGAGTTACACCTGGCGCGTCCAGAACCAGACGGCGGCCCCGTACGAGGGGTGCTGGATGACGACGGGCGTGACGCCGGTGACGAGTCAGTGA
- a CDS encoding lysylphosphatidylglycerol synthase domain-containing protein, with translation MTPSRRDLARFLLGTAVGVGSLGVYLRAVGADQVLGRASTIAGPALAAVVLLVVAEAFADGIGVWASVRPLGDGLSPAQSVQFALAGDFFDTLSPAGPVSSEPIMARFIGVTTETSYGEALGVRGVAKYVKSGAQLAVSTVLAAVLLLGTPSATVLLTTLGGALLGLLLVGAVTVRSRRVLSAALVPVLTPAVGLVSSLYREVPHDRATVVAAVDRFWARIVRFRDRPGLLALVALGGVTEQALTAAALWVAFAGTGTAVPLLPIVALVPLPQVASAVPIPASIGAYDVLLAGALAVVTGVPAAVTATPVLVVRTLSIPLALSAGGVAAAFLRGWRP, from the coding sequence GTGACTCCCTCGAGACGCGACCTCGCCCGGTTCCTCCTGGGGACCGCCGTCGGCGTCGGCTCCCTGGGCGTCTACCTCCGGGCCGTCGGCGCCGACCAGGTCCTCGGGCGAGCGTCGACCATCGCCGGCCCCGCCCTCGCTGCCGTCGTCCTCCTCGTCGTCGCCGAGGCGTTCGCCGACGGTATCGGTGTCTGGGCGTCGGTTCGGCCGCTCGGTGACGGCCTCTCGCCGGCCCAGAGCGTCCAGTTCGCGCTCGCGGGCGACTTCTTCGATACGCTCAGCCCCGCCGGGCCGGTGAGCTCCGAACCGATCATGGCGCGGTTCATCGGCGTCACGACGGAGACGAGCTACGGCGAGGCGCTGGGCGTCCGCGGCGTCGCGAAGTACGTGAAATCGGGCGCGCAACTGGCCGTCTCGACAGTCCTGGCCGCCGTCCTCCTGCTGGGGACGCCGTCGGCGACGGTCCTGCTCACGACGCTCGGCGGCGCGCTCCTCGGCCTGCTGCTCGTCGGCGCGGTGACGGTCCGGTCCCGGCGGGTGCTCTCTGCGGCGCTAGTCCCGGTCCTGACGCCGGCGGTCGGGCTGGTCTCCTCGCTGTACCGGGAGGTCCCTCACGACCGGGCGACCGTCGTCGCCGCGGTCGACCGGTTCTGGGCCCGCATCGTCAGGTTCCGGGACCGGCCCGGCCTGCTCGCGCTCGTCGCACTCGGCGGCGTCACGGAACAGGCACTCACCGCGGCGGCGCTGTGGGTCGCCTTCGCCGGCACCGGGACGGCGGTGCCGCTGTTGCCCATCGTCGCGCTCGTCCCGCTGCCACAGGTGGCCAGTGCCGTCCCGATTCCGGCCAGCATCGGCGCCTACGACGTGTTGCTCGCCGGCGCACTGGCCGTCGTCACCGGTGTCCCGGCCGCCGTGACGGCCACGCCCGTCCTCGTCGTCCGGACGCTGAGTATCCCGCTGGCGCTCTCGGCCGGCGGCGTCGCTGCGGCGTTCCTGCGTGGCTGGCGTCCCTGA
- a CDS encoding type IV pilin N-terminal domain-containing protein, which yields MSPVVGVVLMVAIVVVLGAVIGAYVVSFGEQEPTQAPQVAIVAEYSERTDGNGEYLNLSFESGDTLERADLTLVVSDARSSDGGAATLTGDPLGAQAPTRITAGTELSIHADHFSGVGAGAHLDLSEATLRLVWEANTDEETETYVIYRWPAPSQR from the coding sequence GTGAGTCCGGTCGTCGGCGTCGTCCTGATGGTCGCCATCGTCGTCGTCCTCGGAGCGGTCATCGGGGCGTACGTCGTCTCCTTCGGCGAGCAGGAACCCACGCAGGCCCCACAGGTCGCCATCGTCGCCGAGTACAGCGAGCGAACCGACGGCAACGGCGAGTACCTGAACCTGAGTTTCGAGAGCGGCGACACGCTCGAGCGGGCCGACCTCACTCTCGTCGTCAGCGACGCGAGGAGTTCGGACGGCGGCGCCGCGACGCTGACGGGGGACCCGCTCGGGGCACAGGCGCCGACGCGCATCACGGCCGGGACCGAGCTATCCATCCACGCCGACCACTTCAGCGGCGTCGGCGCCGGGGCGCACCTGGACCTGAGCGAGGCGACGCTCCGACTCGTCTGGGAGGCGAACACCGACGAGGAGACCGAGACCTACGTCATCTACCGGTGGCCGGCCCCGAGTCAGCGATAG
- a CDS encoding glutathione S-transferase family protein, giving the protein MNMLVDGEWRTDAYESTNEDGEFDRQDTTFRNWVRDDPDARFQPEPGRYHLYVSLACPWAHRTLLVRKLKGLEDAISVDIVDPYRAEDGWQFTPEKAGCTEDSLHGSDYLRELYVKADPDATCRVTVPVLWDTKEETIVNNESKEILRMLDTEFDAVADNDVDLYPAGYRDEVDDVIERIYEPINNGVYRCGFANSQAAYDSAVEELFDALDHWDSVLEDQRYLAGDRLTEADICMFTTLVRFDEVYHTHFMCNHKLIREYDNLWPYLRDLYQTGVAERSEGTTGERTGSARSQSDLDTSERGETTREDEASREPGVAETVNMTHIKEHYYTTHPDVSPKRIVPKGPEPDFEAAHDRDDLPGEPPADLVVTV; this is encoded by the coding sequence ATGAACATGCTCGTCGACGGCGAGTGGCGCACCGACGCCTACGAGAGCACGAACGAGGACGGCGAGTTCGATCGGCAAGACACGACCTTCCGGAACTGGGTCCGCGACGACCCCGACGCCCGGTTCCAGCCGGAGCCGGGGCGCTATCACCTGTACGTCTCGCTGGCCTGTCCGTGGGCTCACCGGACGCTGCTGGTCCGGAAACTGAAGGGGCTTGAGGACGCCATCAGCGTCGACATCGTCGACCCCTACCGGGCCGAGGACGGCTGGCAGTTCACCCCCGAGAAAGCGGGCTGTACCGAGGACTCGCTGCACGGCTCTGACTACCTCCGGGAACTGTACGTGAAAGCCGACCCCGACGCCACGTGTCGCGTGACCGTCCCGGTCCTCTGGGACACGAAAGAGGAGACCATCGTCAACAACGAGTCGAAAGAGATCCTCCGGATGCTCGACACCGAGTTCGACGCGGTCGCCGACAACGACGTCGACCTGTATCCGGCGGGGTACCGGGACGAGGTCGACGACGTCATCGAGCGCATCTACGAACCGATCAACAACGGCGTCTATCGCTGTGGGTTCGCCAACTCGCAGGCCGCCTACGACAGCGCCGTCGAGGAGCTGTTCGACGCGCTGGACCACTGGGACTCGGTGCTCGAGGACCAGCGGTACCTCGCCGGCGACCGTCTGACCGAGGCGGACATCTGTATGTTCACCACGCTCGTGCGCTTCGACGAGGTGTACCACACGCACTTCATGTGCAACCACAAACTCATCCGGGAGTACGACAACCTCTGGCCGTACCTTCGCGACCTCTATCAGACGGGCGTCGCCGAACGGAGTGAGGGGACGACGGGCGAGCGAACGGGGAGTGCGAGGTCGCAAAGCGACCTCGATACGTCTGAGCGGGGAGAGACGACCCGCGAAGACGAAGCGAGCCGCGAGCCCGGCGTGGCGGAGACGGTGAACATGACCCACATCAAGGAACACTACTACACGACCCACCCGGACGTCAGCCCCAAGCGCATCGTCCCGAAGGGGCCCGAGCCCGACTTCGAGGCCGCCCACGACCGGGACGACCTGCCGGGGGAACCGCCCGCCGACCTCGTCGTGACAGTCTGA
- a CDS encoding 50S ribosomal protein L16, which translates to MSDKPASMYRDIDKPSYTRREYITGIPGSKIAQHKMGQKQKDADDYPVQISLIVEESCQLRHGSLEASRLSANRHLIKQLGEDGDYKMTLRKFPHQVLRENKQATGAGADRVSDGMRQAFGKIVGTAARIQAGEQLFTAYCSVEDAGHVKEAFRRAYNKITPSCRIKVERGEELLIA; encoded by the coding sequence ATGTCTGACAAACCCGCCTCGATGTATCGGGATATCGACAAACCCTCGTACACGCGCCGCGAGTACATCACGGGAATCCCGGGCTCGAAGATCGCACAGCACAAGATGGGACAGAAGCAAAAGGACGCCGACGACTACCCCGTCCAGATCAGCCTCATCGTCGAGGAGTCCTGCCAGCTGCGCCACGGGTCGCTCGAGGCCTCGCGCCTCTCGGCCAACCGCCACCTCATCAAACAGCTCGGGGAGGACGGCGACTACAAGATGACCCTGCGGAAGTTCCCCCACCAGGTCCTGCGCGAGAACAAGCAGGCGACCGGTGCCGGGGCCGACCGTGTCTCAGACGGGATGCGCCAGGCGTTCGGCAAGATCGTCGGCACCGCCGCCCGCATCCAGGCCGGCGAGCAGCTGTTCACCGCCTACTGCAGCGTCGAGGACGCCGGCCACGTCAAGGAGGCGTTCCGCCGCGCGTACAACAAGATCACCCCCTCGTGTCGCATCAAGGTCGAACGCGGCGAAGAGCTGCTTATCGCGTAA
- a CDS encoding EamA family transporter — translation MDATYLHYALLAMGAYALVSPLMRVATTGPDAIPSNVAVVISNTLLIVMALGVLWYTDQGIVTYLSSRKLAYVLAAGVFLGIGIISLYQSLSLGPVSVVTPIFAMFLVFSSAIGVLVLGEEFTTRKVLGVFFAMLAVYFISGA, via the coding sequence ATGGACGCGACATACCTACACTACGCGCTTCTCGCGATGGGGGCGTACGCGCTCGTTTCCCCACTCATGCGCGTAGCGACGACCGGTCCCGACGCAATTCCGAGCAATGTGGCCGTCGTCATCTCTAACACCCTGCTCATCGTGATGGCACTCGGCGTGTTGTGGTACACGGACCAGGGCATCGTCACGTATTTGTCTTCACGGAAACTGGCGTACGTGCTCGCGGCGGGCGTCTTTTTGGGGATCGGAATCATTTCGTTGTACCAGTCGCTGTCCCTCGGCCCCGTAAGCGTGGTCACGCCCATCTTCGCGATGTTTCTCGTCTTCTCCTCGGCGATCGGGGTTCTCGTTTTGGGCGAGGAGTTTACCACGCGCAAAGTGCTCGGCGTATTCTTCGCCATGCTGGCCGTATACTTCATTTCGGGCGCGTGA
- a CDS encoding ABC transporter permease has protein sequence MSRLYRLTGRFPVVVIAWRNVSRAKARSALAAAAIVIGVVAIGAIGAGGAAFKQSQFQSIQEQGATDVFVAPGIDKEPTHFDREDVQAIEETVGPAGVVATRGGEAEWVRRGDSRESVSITYMNDPRSLYTIDDGEIPENWRRSIVVSNEFAREHGLGPESRLTLALDEGTGATYRVVAVLAATQGFGSSDVYLPIEQAPAREYDQVRVRTRSVDRAESTADALRERFNERKDRLLVFELTSLVRLLKTIVNGINVFLTGLGSISLLVAGVSITNTMLMAVIKRREEIGVLRATGYGKADIVRILLVEAVMLGAIGVVVGLTIAFAVASIANAIFLGDPLAFTSDSLLYLIGAAAFGILTSLIAGAYPAWRAANERPVDALRG, from the coding sequence ATGAGCAGACTCTACCGGTTAACTGGCCGATTCCCCGTGGTAGTCATCGCGTGGCGGAACGTTTCGCGTGCGAAGGCCCGATCGGCACTCGCGGCCGCAGCAATCGTCATCGGCGTAGTCGCGATCGGGGCGATCGGGGCAGGCGGGGCGGCGTTCAAGCAGAGCCAGTTCCAGTCCATCCAAGAGCAGGGTGCGACGGACGTCTTCGTCGCCCCGGGAATCGACAAAGAGCCTACCCACTTCGATCGTGAGGATGTGCAAGCGATCGAGGAAACGGTCGGTCCGGCAGGCGTCGTTGCCACCAGAGGGGGTGAGGCAGAGTGGGTGAGACGGGGCGACAGCCGCGAGTCCGTTTCGATCACGTACATGAACGATCCGCGGTCGCTGTACACCATCGACGACGGGGAGATACCCGAGAACTGGCGGCGGAGCATCGTAGTCTCGAACGAATTCGCCCGGGAACACGGACTCGGCCCCGAAAGCCGACTCACGCTCGCGCTCGACGAGGGCACGGGAGCGACCTACCGGGTCGTCGCCGTGCTCGCAGCGACGCAGGGTTTCGGTTCGAGTGATGTGTACCTCCCGATCGAGCAAGCGCCCGCCCGTGAGTACGACCAGGTCCGCGTCCGAACGCGGTCCGTCGACAGGGCGGAGTCCACTGCGGATGCCCTTCGGGAACGATTCAACGAGCGGAAGGATCGACTGCTGGTCTTCGAACTCACGTCCCTGGTCCGACTGCTCAAGACGATCGTCAACGGGATCAACGTGTTTCTGACGGGACTGGGGTCCATCTCGCTTTTGGTCGCTGGCGTCTCGATCACGAATACGATGCTGATGGCGGTCATCAAGCGCCGCGAAGAGATCGGCGTGCTACGGGCGACGGGGTACGGGAAAGCCGACATCGTGCGGATTCTCCTCGTCGAGGCTGTTATGCTGGGAGCGATCGGCGTGGTCGTCGGGTTGACGATCGCCTTCGCCGTCGCGTCGATTGCCAATGCGATATTTCTTGGCGACCCCCTCGCGTTCACGTCCGATTCGCTCCTGTATCTGATCGGCGCTGCAGCCTTCGGCATACTGACGAGCCTCATAGCCGGGGCGTATCCGGCCTGGCGTGCAGCGAATGAACGTCCCGTCGACGCGCTGCGTGGCTGA
- a CDS encoding ABC transporter permease: protein MSGLRRIVALAPTVLLARRNVSRATARSTLAVVAVVIGVVAVGAIGIGGEAFKQNQVAAYEGFGGTATVHPVVYPEAEDPNRNFSEAEVARMRRAAAGATVIPVVQPFGSLVRTPAGETVVTAQVKGIADPGTFYGTANGSVPENWRRSVIVGSRIAADNDIEPGDQMTVIVEDELEGTFPVAAVLRPQGFADPLSADRSVFVPVSRFEDATYDEVIVRVDPSAGSVAGAATDIETEFNSRRRTVSVQQVQQQREQFEQSFETVNQFLIGVGAISLLVAGVTIANTLLMSVIEREGEIGVLRAVGYTRGAVVRMLVAEATILGVIGGVIGVPIALGIGAVINVFLVGDPLAFTRAGLQYVGVGFLVGIATALVAGVYPAWKAANKRPAEAFD, encoded by the coding sequence ATGAGCGGGCTCAGACGCATCGTTGCCCTCGCACCGACTGTCTTGCTGGCGCGTCGGAACGTCTCCCGGGCGACCGCACGGTCGACTCTGGCTGTCGTCGCTGTCGTCATCGGAGTCGTGGCCGTCGGGGCTATCGGCATCGGGGGAGAAGCCTTCAAACAGAACCAGGTCGCGGCGTACGAGGGGTTCGGGGGGACGGCGACTGTCCATCCCGTCGTGTATCCAGAGGCCGAGGACCCCAACCGTAACTTCTCCGAGGCGGAAGTCGCCCGGATGCGCCGGGCGGCAGCGGGTGCGACGGTCATCCCCGTCGTCCAGCCGTTCGGCTCGCTCGTCCGCACTCCAGCCGGGGAGACCGTCGTCACCGCGCAGGTCAAAGGGATAGCGGACCCCGGTACGTTCTACGGGACTGCCAACGGGTCGGTCCCGGAAAACTGGCGGCGCAGCGTCATCGTCGGTTCGCGGATTGCCGCCGACAACGACATCGAGCCCGGGGATCAGATGACGGTCATCGTGGAGGACGAACTCGAAGGGACATTCCCGGTTGCGGCGGTCCTTCGACCACAGGGGTTTGCTGACCCGCTTTCGGCCGATCGGTCGGTCTTCGTTCCCGTCTCGAGGTTCGAAGACGCGACGTACGACGAAGTGATCGTGAGAGTCGACCCGTCAGCGGGCTCGGTCGCCGGGGCAGCTACCGATATCGAGACGGAATTCAATTCACGCAGGCGGACGGTCTCCGTCCAACAGGTCCAGCAACAGCGCGAGCAGTTCGAGCAGTCGTTCGAGACGGTCAACCAGTTCCTCATCGGCGTGGGCGCTATTTCGCTGCTCGTCGCGGGTGTCACGATCGCCAATACACTGCTGATGTCCGTCATCGAACGTGAGGGGGAGATCGGTGTCCTGCGTGCGGTGGGGTACACCAGAGGCGCCGTGGTTCGCATGCTCGTCGCCGAAGCGACGATACTCGGCGTCATCGGGGGCGTGATTGGCGTGCCGATCGCTCTCGGTATCGGCGCGGTGATCAACGTGTTCCTCGTCGGCGATCCACTCGCGTTCACCCGGGCCGGGTTGCAGTACGTCGGTGTCGGTTTCCTCGTTGGGATTGCGACCGCGCTCGTCGCCGGCGTCTATCCAGCGTGGAAGGCCGCGAACAAACGACCTGCGGAGGCGTTCGACTGA
- a CDS encoding ABC transporter ATP-binding protein: MPVDDRPGDGDGTEDLTGTPLISGTNVVKEYQTGGQTIRALKRINFRIDTADSVAIVGPSGSGKSTLLNLLGLLDVPTSGEIRLRNQDVATLSDSERNRERKQTIGFVFQSYYLIPTLTALENVEMPRMLDRTPRKTRDRAIELLERVGLSDRLDHTPDELSGGQKQRVAIARSLINDPELVLADEPTGNLDRDTGDQILDLFEELRAEEGVAVVMVTHDEYVAEAADRVVNLVDGNLRVPDTAASADGGAREQE; encoded by the coding sequence GTGCCCGTCGACGACCGACCAGGAGACGGCGATGGCACGGAAGACCTCACGGGGACGCCGCTCATCAGTGGCACGAACGTGGTCAAGGAGTACCAGACCGGTGGGCAGACGATCCGCGCGCTCAAGCGGATCAACTTCCGGATCGATACGGCCGACTCAGTCGCTATCGTCGGTCCCTCCGGCAGCGGCAAGTCGACGCTCCTGAACCTGCTGGGTCTCTTGGACGTCCCCACGTCGGGCGAGATCCGCCTCAGGAATCAGGACGTCGCAACGCTCTCGGACAGCGAACGCAACCGCGAGCGAAAACAGACGATCGGTTTCGTCTTCCAGAGCTATTACCTCATTCCCACGCTGACGGCGCTCGAGAACGTCGAGATGCCCCGAATGCTCGATCGGACCCCCCGGAAGACGCGCGACCGAGCGATCGAACTCCTGGAACGAGTCGGACTGAGCGACCGGCTAGATCACACACCAGACGAACTCTCGGGCGGACAGAAACAGCGGGTCGCGATCGCTCGCTCGCTGATCAACGACCCAGAACTCGTGCTAGCGGACGAACCGACGGGAAATCTCGACCGCGACACCGGTGATCAGATCCTCGATCTGTTCGAGGAGCTCCGCGCTGAAGAGGGGGTTGCCGTCGTGATGGTCACTCACGACGAGTACGTCGCGGAGGCCGCCGACCGAGTGGTCAATCTAGTCGACGGCAACCTCCGTGTGCCAGACACGGCCGCAAGCGCCGACGGAGGGGCTCGTGAGCAGGAATAG